The Montipora capricornis isolate CH-2021 chromosome 3, ASM3666992v2, whole genome shotgun sequence genome includes the window GTCGTTTCACATTTCCAATACAATGTTGTTTTTGTATGAAGTACGAACAAGACAGGGCATGTTTGAAACGTTACGGGCGATTTTTGGATTATGTGAAACCAATTTACTTCTTACCTAATTTTAAGACCAAACGTGTGGTTGATAGCAAATCTGGACAAAATTAAAGACTCTTCAAAGCCTGCTAATGTCTCACATCTTTTTAGAAAAAAGGCTCTCTTGTACCTATGCATACGTTTcgaactagaaaaaaaaaaaaacgcatttCAAAcgcttctttttttccttgccTCTTCTTTGATCGCAATTAAGAAAATAGTGTTATTGTGAATGAGATGAGCTTTGATTGAAAAGGCGCTGTTTTGCGCTATTATTCCTTCAGAGAGGCGTAACGTCCTAAAAAGCAGGATTGCCGCTTTTATTTACATCGAAACCTCTAAGGAGTTGTAGAGAGCATTTTTTATGTCGGCAAAGggttttttaaaaaagggatttttttaTGCCGCAAAAAAGTAGATCAGCCCTAATGTTTCACatcttttagaaaaaaaaaggctctCTTGTACCTATGCAGACGTTTCGAACTGGAAAAAAACCGCATTTCAAAcgcttctttttttccttgccTCCGCTTTGATCGCAATTAAGAAAATAGTGTTATTGTGAATGAGATGAGCTTTGGTTGAAAAGGCGCTATTTTGCGCTGTAGTTCCTTCAGAGAGGCGTAACGTTCTAAAAGCAGGATTGCCGCTTTTATTTACATCGAAACCTCTTAAAGGAGTTGTAGAGAGCATTTTTTATGTCGGCAAagggtttgtttaaagaaattttttaTGCCGCAAAGGTAGATCGGTTAAatcgtttttttaattttccaacatACCCCCTATATCATGTGCTATTATAAATAGTCTTGAAAAAACTGATCACCATGTTCCAAAACCATGATGAGAGTGATCGAAACAGAAACGCTTATCTTGTCGGAGAAGGCTGTGAACCACATCATAGAGAGGCATATCAAAAAGGCTGTGAGAGCTTCCCAGTTTTATGATAATGTGGATGTTTCCCATTTAATTCTCGATACCATCACGGAGCTGGAGAGAAGAAAGCGGGAAGAAAACAGCAGATTGTACTATCCGCCTAAAGAGGAGCAAACTGTTCCTTATGTTTACATATTGCCCAAAAATGGTAGGGTCTTTAAAGTTCGATATGTAAATATAGGGTACAGTGTTGGAAAATCTTTAGGCGGATGTGATACCAATCAAATGGAAATCGTCATGGTTAAAACATCTGGGCGTTGGGACATCATCACTGCGTATCCTTGCTCTTGAAGCAGAAACCTTTTttaaaaacggctcctttaggagccaacaATTCTATAAAAGTCAATAATCAATGGGTTTCAAGCAAACTTATGGTTTAACTAATATTGATTCGTTGTTTTTTATCTCTTAATCTTGACGGATAATTGGACAATACCATCAAAGATTTTTCTTATCCTTACAGGATAATCTCTGTGGGAagtaaaaaaacattaaaagcgTGTTGTGTAGTAATCTTTTCTAGTAATTCCACCAATAAAATATAGTGGTATAATCCAGAACCATATAAAAGCGAAAGACGGTCCCACACAAACCACTTCTATTTCCAACTCATTGAGTGAAACCAGAAAAAGATAAGCGAGGACGTACAAAAAAATGGAGAATAGGCCATGGATTGAAGAATTGACGGACAGCGCCCTGAATCAAGTTTATGACGAATTCGAAGATGATTTGATGCTCGTGCAAGCGCTGGAACAATTTGAAGAAGGTAACTGAAAtgcgtaaaaaaaaacaaaccagacacCCGGTGGACAGTCGATGGCTATGATGTTGAGACAAACACGATTTACGAGTTTCTAGGCTGTTTTTGGCATGGTTGCCCGAAGTGTTTTCCTCAGCGCTCAGAAACCTACCGCCGACTGAACGATCGCTCCATGGCCGACGTTCATCAAGAAACCGTGTTACGATTACAAAGTCTTTCCGATCGAGGCTATTCAGTAAAAACCATCTGGGAGTGCGAATGGCAGAAATGTAAGAACCACGATCCGGAAATAGCTGAGATTGTCGCAGGGTACGATTTAGAAGAACCGCTTTCACCTCGAGACGCCTTTTTTGGTGGCCGCACAAATGCTGTTCGTCTTCGTTACGAAGTCAAAGAACATACCGCTGAACAAATCAAATATTATGATTATACCAGTCTCTACCCTTGGACCAATAAGACCCAGAAGTATCCGGTGGGACATCCTGAAATGATTTACACCCCGCCACGAGAGAAACCAATTTCCGATTATTTTGGTCTCGCAAAATGTACAGTAGTACCACCGTATCACCTTTTCCACCCTGTATTACCATACAGAACTCATAACAAACTCACGTTTCCTCTGTGTCGTACCTGCGTCGAAGAAAACATCGACCGTCCTCTCCATGGGAAAGTCTCTTGGTGTGGCCATAACGAACAGGAGAGAGCATTGACCGGTACGTGGTGTACACCAGAACTAGAAAAAGCGGAACAGATGGGTTACGTGATCCAAACCATTCATGAAGTGTGGCATTTCCGAGAAACGCAAGTAGGCCTGTTCGAAGATTATGTGAACACTTGGCTCAAATTGAAAACGGAAGCTTCAGGCTGGCCCGCATGGTGCGACACAGAGGAAAAGAAACAACTCTACATAACTCAGTTTCAAGAGAAAGAAGGTATTTTCTTAGAATATGAGAAGATTGCCGTCAATCCTGGTCAGCGGGCTTTGGCCAAACTGATGTTAAACTCCATGTGGGGAAAATTTGGGCAGCAAGTGAACAAATTGCAAGTGAAAGAATTCATTGAACCTCAAGCCTTTTGTAGTTTCATGGACAGTGATCAACATAATGTTCGTTTTGTCAGCTGTATCGACGAACAAAGAGTGGAAGTCCATCATCGCGAGGAAGCGTTATGTGAAAATATTTCCCCCAATCTGAATATCTTCGTGGCCTGTTTCACTACCTGCTGGGCGCGCTTGCGTCTCTATGAAGCTCTAGAACTGTTGAACGAAAGGGTGTTGTATTTTGATACAGACAGTGTGATTTTCGTGCAATCCCCGGGAGAAATCAAACCAGTGCTCGGCGATTATTTGGGCGATTTTACGGATGAATTAACCAACGGAGATTTCATCACAGAGTTTTGCTCGGGGGGGCCGAAGAATTATGGATATCGTACGAAGAAAGACAAGTATTGTTGCAAAGTACGAGGATTTTCATTGACCGTCGAAGGGATGACACAACTCAATTATCAAGTGTTGCGTGAAAACACCTTGAAGGAAATACAAAAGCCTTTAGATTCACCGCGAAAAACCCGCGTCGCGCAGACACACAAAATCGTCCGCGTCTCGAAAGACTATCAACTATGGACCAAAGAAGCCCACAAAGAATACAAATTGGTATTCAATAAACGCGTCCTGGACCCGCAAACAGCGATCACTTATCCATATGGCTATCGAGGACTGGACTCTGAAGATGAAGATCTTATTGCCACAATGGTCGAACTAATggatgaagatgatgaataaAAACGCTCTAATTATGTAGGCTCTTTAGGAATTCAAAAGCAACATTTCAAAGGCgcttacagttttttttttaaaaaaatgattttcattgaaaaaattgcTATCACAAGGCTCTCTTAATTTgtttcactggaaaaaaaaaaaaattgtccaccCAGTTGGATTTGAACCAACAACCTTCGGATTTACAGCCCAACGCTCTAACCGATTGAGCTATGGGCGGCAATTATCGACAGCACACGTTCCGTAGATTAAAATAAGGTTATCTTTCATCATGATTTTTAAATGAACATAGGCTATAAGAGATTCACTCAATCACAGAtttcacttttttcaagtttttattgaaaaaacaaaGGGACCGACTAGTCACTAGGACCGTCGACACGTTCCCGCTTGTACATAAGATtatcaaaaacaaacaacattacagtttttttttttcacaatttgaGTTTGCGCTTAGCTTGCATGATCCGTTTAACAATAGCTTCCGTCCAAGTTTTCTTGCCCGGCAAACGGCTGATGGCGGCAATCATCTTGTCATCGGCTTTCCATTTGTCACGCAAATTCTTAGCTCTGGCGTACTCAATATCGTGCTGCTTGGCAATCTTATCCAATCGATTGATACCTGGATCCCCGCGCCTTAACCGTTTCTTCAAATGTGTTCCAGGCCCCATGTATTGATATCCCGGCCAATGAAATTCAATCCCAGTCTTCCCCAACCATTTTTGAATGTCTAAGCCTTCTCCACGTTGTGGGCGTTTGCGCCGAAGCGATCTGCGTGCTGGGGCTTTTTGCTTTTTAGTAGTCCTTCCCATCAAGTTTGCGTCGGGTTCGACGTCCCTGGTCAAATGCTTCCCACCCTGGTAAAGATTTCAAACGTTCTACTTCCGTAGCCGCTTTCTTACGCTGTTGGCGTTTGAGTTTATTCACTATAATGTCAGCTTTTTCTTTGGATGTACTCCCTGGGGATGATCCCAAAACTTCAGCAAAGGGGAGGGGAGCTTCTCTTTGTTCCTCCAAGGACAAGGACGGTACTTGTAAACGTACGCGTTTGGGTTTGGGCGGTAAGGCGGGACGATGTGGTGTCTCCGCGGCGTTACCAGACGTTATGGTAGCACCTTTCTTGCGATGCGCTTTTTTAAGCAAACTCCGCACCAGTGTGGCTGTGGGTCCTTCAATCATAGCATCGGTttcatcatcttcttcttctccttcaggCAGTGGGGCCGCTACTGGAGGCCCCCTCGAATCTTTTTGATTAATCGATTTAATGGACGTGACACTTGTTTTACACGTGCTTCTTTCAAACCGCTTGGCATGTTAGAGTCTAACAATAAGTGTTTTTCAGCTGCCAAACGAGCCGCTTTAGTCAATCGCATGTTCTCGGTCAAACGCCCTTTGTATTCATCAGTCAATCGCGACATTTCGTCCGCAGGAACCATGACATACTCGCGAAAAGTACTCATCGTTTTTGGGGTGGCGAAATGAATAAATGTTTACCCTCTAAGAACGAGACTTCAAACGT containing:
- the LOC138040490 gene encoding uncharacterized protein, with the translated sequence MADVHQETVLRLQSLSDRGYSVKTIWECEWQKCKNHDPEIAEIVAGYDLEEPLSPRDAFFGGRTNAVRLRYEVKEHTAEQIKYYDYTSLYPWTNKTQKYPVGHPEMIYTPPREKPISDYFGLAKCTVVPPYHLFHPVLPYRTHNKLTFPLCRTCVEENIDRPLHGKVSWCGHNEQERALTGTWCTPELEKAEQMGYVIQTIHEVWHFRETQVGLFEDYVNTWLKLKTEASGWPAWCDTEEKKQLYITQFQEKEGIFLEYEKIAVNPGQRALAKLMLNSMWGKFGQQVNKLQVKEFIEPQAFCSFMDSDQHNVRFVSCIDEQRVEVHHREEALCENISPNLNIFVACFTTCWARLRLYEALELLNERVLYFDTDSVIFVQSPGEIKPVLGDYLGDFTDELTNGDFITEFCSGGPKNYGYRTKKDKYCCKVRGFSLTVEGMTQLNYQVLRENTLKEIQKPLDSPRKTRVAQTHKIVRVSKDYQLWTKEAHKEYKLVFNKRVLDPQTAITYPYGYRGLDSEDEDLIATMVELMDEDDE